A single window of Rhodamnia argentea isolate NSW1041297 chromosome 5, ASM2092103v1, whole genome shotgun sequence DNA harbors:
- the LOC115755154 gene encoding protein LNK1 gives MYELQDNVWDEFGENDDHIVPHPADEAEDQCLVQNDSRKKLRLQLTGVTSNADGGTNSVVLGKEESNSETLIKKEKMLEKDAWSHTPDGMFPASCDNLSSKEVRSMASDDSRMSSHCFKSNADGVFCADGHVIDERCAAVDNSMYSYSLNHISPTENNLNFFNHEDKESNDLYYGWPDIGNFEDVDKIFRSCDSTFGVGSLSNDDDLGWFSTSEAIEGSEDAIKSGLEFSCSDSKIVNRASETCGNSLPHGNFLSHDDPRKKSATLCDNMSMQVNGSGETAALGHISSMNGSGAQSESKEDSMSEKEMNKHKKQSNLQHRSELKRKDRYLENGGSFRHHSILDQFPHVEVPFSDSSNQMHNEYLHSGYFHHVNQISGCSTLSSVKSDDQLSPTPKESSYSSNQVSLATNFNPADVTSPSASICDPDVVLKCLHPSENGIESRSNGEVNLRVPADMDSSLMQESSCMSSALDEMSLEAASFRQLQRVMEQLDIKTKLCIRDSLYRLARSAEQRHNGVIPVIDSKNDGAHSGVMTAEETNKCSGFLDMETDTNPIDRSVAHLLFHRPSDLSVLPGSDASSPKSIVMIHRSVASPPVKNERDAGQEEAVAEAEKAS, from the exons ATGTATGAG CTTCAAGACAATGTGTGGGATGAATTTGGTGAGAATGATGACCATATAGTTCCCCATCCTGCTGATGAAGCCGAGGATCAGTGCCTAGTTCAGAATGATAGCCGCAAGAAACTTCGTCTTCAATTAACTGGGGTCACAAGTAATGCTGACGGTGGGACTAACTCTGTTGTTTTGGGAAAGGAAGAATCGAATTCAGAGACTCTGATTAAGAAGGAGAAAATGCTGGAAAAGGATGCATGGTCTCACACACCTGATGGCATGTTTCCTGCTTCATGTGATAACCTGTCTTCAAAAGAAGTTAGAAGCATGGCATCTGATGATTCAAGAATGTCTTCACACTGTTTCAAAAGCAACGCCGATGGTGTTTTTTGTGCTGATGGTCATGTTATTGATGAGAGATGTGCAGCAGTGGACAATAGCATGTACAGTTATTCTCTCAACCATATTTCTCCAACAGAGAATAATCTCAACTTTTTCAATCACGAAGACAAAGAAAGTAATGATCTTTACTATGGATGGCCTGATATAGGGAATTTTGAAGATGTTGACAAAATATTCAG GAGCTGTGATTCCACATTTGGAGTTGGAAGTCTGAGTAACGATGATGATTTGGGGTGGTTCTCAACTTCTGAGGCTATTGAAGGATCTGAAGATGCCATAAAATCCGGGCTTGAATTTTCATGCTCGGATTCGAAAATAGTTAACAGAGCATCAGAAACTTGCGGGAATTCTTTGCCACACGGCAATTTCCTTTCACACGATGATCCAAGGAAGAAAAGTGCAACCTTGTGTGACAATATGAGCATGCAGGTTAATGGTTCTGGTGAAACTGCTGCTCTTGGTCACATATCGTCTATGAACGGATCAGGTGCACAATCAGAAAGTAAGGAAGACTCAATGAGTGAAAAAGAG ATGAATAAGCACAAAAAGCAGTCAAATCTTCAACACCGATCagaattaaaaaggaaagacaGATACCTAGAAAATGGTGGTTCTTTCCGACATCATAGCATCCTAGATCAATTTCCTCATGTGGAAGTTCCCTTTTCTGACTCATCCAACCAG ATGCATAACGAATACTTGCACTCGGGCTACTTTCATCATGTTAACCAAATCTCAGGATGCTCAACTTTATCTAGTGTAAAGTCTGATGACCAGCTCTCTCCTACTCCAAAGGAATCTTCTTATTCGTCTAATCAG GTCTCTTTGGCTACGAACTTTAATCCCGCTGATGTGACAAGTCCAAGTGCATCAATCTGTGACCCAGATGTTGTTTTGAAATGTCTGCATCCAAGTGAAAATGGAATAGAAAGTCGCAGTAATGGTGAAGTCAACCTCAGGGTACCAGCAGATATGGACTCTTCCCTGATGCAGGAAAGCTCTTGCATGAGCTCTGCATTGGATGAAATGTCACTAGAAGCTGCCAGCTTTCGTCAGCTTCAACGAGTCATGGAACAG TTGGACATCAAGACAAAGCTTTGCATAAGGGATAGTCTGTACCGCTTAGCAAGGAGTGCTGAACAGAGGCATAATGGTGTGATTCCTGTCATTGATAGCAAAAACGATGGGGCTCATAGTGGAGTAATGACTGCTGAAGAAACAAACAA GTGTAGTGGATTTTTGGATATGGAAACTGACACTAATCCAATAGATCGTTCTGTGGCGCATTTATTGTTTCACCGACCCTCGGATCTGTCTGTATTGCCTGGTAGTGATGCTTCCTCTCCCAAGTCCATTGTCATG ATTCATAGGTCTGTCGCCAGTCCACCTGTAAAGAATGAGAGAGACGCTGGACAAGAGGAAGCTGTCGCTGAAGCGGAAAAGGCGTCCTAG
- the LOC115755156 gene encoding serine/arginine-rich splicing factor SC35-like isoform X1: MPTDSSLAHQAIVLRKESLALPLLPSLSLSLSLSLRAEARKRKTAMSHFGRSGPPDITDTYSLLVLNITFRTTADDLFPLFDKYGKVVDIFIPRDRRTGESRGFAFVRYKYADEAQKAVEKLDGRVVDGREITVQFAKYGPNAERIHKGRISENLPRSRIRSRSRSPRRRYRDDYRDRDRRRSRSRSKDRYDRDRHRGRDRDDRRRSRSRSASPDYYKSRGRGRYDDERRSRSRSMDRFCHDDLLRALHSLICRFTDFSLFLFPLIVLPLGAVHLLATVPALEGVLLHAGLSLLGVKALIDAVMMDDLRFEVFHPEVDDLILEVCHLGIQTLTNKCSGKR, encoded by the exons ATGCCCACCGATTCTTCTCTCGCGCATCAGGCGATTGTTCTCAGGAAGGAAtctctcgctctccctctccttccctctctctctctctctct ctctctctctctgcgagcCGAAGCTCGGAAGCGGAAGACGGCAATGTCCCACTTCGGGAGATCAGGTCCGCCGGACATCACCGACACCTACTCCCTCCTCGTCCTCAACATCACCTTCC GTACGACCGCTGATGATCTGTTTCCGCTCTTCGACAAGTACGGGAAGGTCGTCGACATCTTCATCCCTAGGGATCGCAG GACGGGTGAGTCACGAGGTTTTGCATTCGTTCGCTACAAGTATGCTGATGAGGCTCAGAAGGCTGTGGAAAAGCTTGACG GAAGAGTTGTTGATGGCCGAGAAATCACAGTGCAGTTTGCGAAATATGGGCCTAATGCTGAGAGGAT TCATAAAGGGCGGATAAGTGAAaaccttccaagatcaaggatCAGATCAAGAAGTCGCAGCCCTCGGAGGAG GTATCGAGATGACTACAGGGACAGGGATAGGAGGAGAAGTCGCAGCAGAAGTAAGGATAGGTATGATCGTGATAGGCATCGTGGGAGGGACAGAGATGATCGTCGGCGGAGCAGAAGCCGTAGTGCAAGTCCTGATTACTACAAAAGTCGGGGTAGAGGCCGCTATGATGATGAGCGCAGGAGCCGGAGTCGCTCAATGGATAGGTTCTGTCATGATGATCTTCTTCGTGCTTTGCACAGTTTGATCTGCCGTTTTactgatttttctttgtttctgttTCCTCTCATAGTGCTTCCCCTCGGCGCAGTCCACCTCCTCGCCACAGTGCCAGCCCTGGAAGGAGTCCTTCTCCACgcaggtctctctctcctcggGGTGAAAGCCCTGATAGACGCAGTCATGATGGACGATCTCCGGTTCGAAGTGTTTCACCCCGAG GTCGACGATCTGATTCTCGAAGTCTGTCACCTAGGAATTCAGACGCTGAC GAATAAGTGTTCTGGAAAGCGTTGA
- the LOC115755156 gene encoding serine/arginine-rich splicing factor SC35-like isoform X2, which yields MSHFGRSGPPDITDTYSLLVLNITFRTTADDLFPLFDKYGKVVDIFIPRDRRTGESRGFAFVRYKYADEAQKAVEKLDGRVVDGREITVQFAKYGPNAERIHKGRISENLPRSRIRSRSRSPRRRYRDDYRDRDRRRSRSRSKDRYDRDRHRGRDRDDRRRSRSRSASPDYYKSRGRGRYDDERRSRSRSMDSASPRRSPPPRHSASPGRSPSPRRSLSPRGESPDRRSHDGRSPVRSVSPRGRRSPVRSVSPRGRRSDSRSLSPRNSDADE from the exons ATGTCCCACTTCGGGAGATCAGGTCCGCCGGACATCACCGACACCTACTCCCTCCTCGTCCTCAACATCACCTTCC GTACGACCGCTGATGATCTGTTTCCGCTCTTCGACAAGTACGGGAAGGTCGTCGACATCTTCATCCCTAGGGATCGCAG GACGGGTGAGTCACGAGGTTTTGCATTCGTTCGCTACAAGTATGCTGATGAGGCTCAGAAGGCTGTGGAAAAGCTTGACG GAAGAGTTGTTGATGGCCGAGAAATCACAGTGCAGTTTGCGAAATATGGGCCTAATGCTGAGAGGAT TCATAAAGGGCGGATAAGTGAAaaccttccaagatcaaggatCAGATCAAGAAGTCGCAGCCCTCGGAGGAG GTATCGAGATGACTACAGGGACAGGGATAGGAGGAGAAGTCGCAGCAGAAGTAAGGATAGGTATGATCGTGATAGGCATCGTGGGAGGGACAGAGATGATCGTCGGCGGAGCAGAAGCCGTAGTGCAAGTCCTGATTACTACAAAAGTCGGGGTAGAGGCCGCTATGATGATGAGCGCAGGAGCCGGAGTCGCTCAATGGATAG TGCTTCCCCTCGGCGCAGTCCACCTCCTCGCCACAGTGCCAGCCCTGGAAGGAGTCCTTCTCCACgcaggtctctctctcctcggGGTGAAAGCCCTGATAGACGCAGTCATGATGGACGATCTCCGGTTCGAAGTGTTTCACCCCGAGGTCGGCGATCTCCGGTTCGAAGTGTTTCGCCCCGAGGTCGACGATCTGATTCTCGAAGTCTGTCACCTAGGAATTCAGACGCTGAC GAATAA
- the LOC115755155 gene encoding endoplasmic reticulum-Golgi intermediate compartment protein 3-like codes for MDKALNKLRNLDAYPKINEDFYNRTFSGGVITLVSAIVMLLLFFSEFRNYLHTVTESKLVVDTSRGEKLRINFDVTFPDIPCSLLSVDAMDISGEQHLDIRHDIVKKRIDPHHNVIEVRPDVIGAPKIEKPLQKHGGRLEHNETYCGTCYGAEASDDDCCNNCEEVREAYRRKGWAVTNVDLIDQCKREGFVQKIKDEAGEGCNIHGSLEVNKVAGNFHFAAGKSFHLSNFNVQDLIAFQSQSYNISHKINSLSFGDYFPGAVNPLDGVQWAHETHNGMYQYFIKVVPTIYKDIRGRTVNSNQYSVTEHFRNSEMGRPQLLPGVFFFYDFSPIKVTFKEEHVPFLHFITHICAIVGGVFTVAGIVDSFIYHGQKAIKKREIGKFS; via the exons ATGGACAAGGCGTTGAACAAGCTGCGGAACTTGGACGCCTACCCTAAGATCAATGAGGACTTCTACAACCGCACGTTCTCGGGCGGCGTCATCACCCTCGTCTCCGCCATCGTTatgctcctcctcttcttctcggAGTTCA GAAATTATCTTCATACTGTTACTGAGTCAAAGCTAGTCGTTGATACTTCAAGAGGAGAAAAGTTGAGAATAAAT TTTGATGTTACATTCCCCGACATTCCGTGTTCATTACTCAGTGTTGATGCGATGGATATCAGTGGAGAGCAACACCTTGATATA AGGCATGACATAGTCAAGAAAAGAATCGATCCTCACCATAATGTTATCGAAGTCAGGCCTGATGTGATCGGTGCACCAAAG ATTGAGAAGCCTTTACAGAAACATGGCGGTAGGCTTGAGCATAATGAAACGTATTGTGGGACCTGTTATGGTGCTGAAGCG TCAGACGACGATTGTTGCAATAATTGTGAAGAGGTTCGTGAGGCATACAGAAGAAAAGGTTGGGCGGTGACAAATGTTGATCTAATCGACCAG TGTAAGCGAGaaggttttgtccaaaaaataaaagatgaagcAGGTGAAGGATGTAATATCCACGGATCTCTAGAGGTTAATAAAGTGgctggaaattttcattttgcagCTGGGAAGAGTTTTCACTTATCGAATTTCAATGTGCAAGATTTGATTGCTTTCCAATCACAGAGCTACAAT ATCAGTCACAAGATCAACAGCTTAAGTTTTGGTGATTACTTTCCCGGTGCGGTGAATCCTCTAGATGg GGTGCAATGGGCGCATGAAACACACAATGGCATGTACCAGTACTTCATCAAG GTTGTCCCCACGATATATAAAGATATCAGAGGCCGAACAGTAAACTCAAATCAG TATTCTGTCACCGAGCATTTTAGGAATTCTGAGATGGGTCGTCCTCAGTTACTTCCTGGAGTATTTTTCTTCTATGATTTTTCTCCAATAAAG GTTACCTTCAAAGAGGAGCACGTTCCGTTTTTGCACTTCATAACCCACATTTGTGCTATAGTTGGGG GAGTATTCACGGTTGCTGGCATAGTTGATTCATTCATCTACCATGGGCAAAAAGCTATCAAGAAGAGGGAAATCGGAAAATTCAGTTGA